A stretch of the Solanum dulcamara chromosome 6, daSolDulc1.2, whole genome shotgun sequence genome encodes the following:
- the LOC129892389 gene encoding uncharacterized protein LOC129892389: MKFLPEFALCWGGATITPTAIDTTIPPEEENRSRNSGQATIPSANMRGGRRRRVVKSRNGTNWKPALLVIAEERVMSDIVVEGNGGRKERAVVPPPSSCAKSAAKVKAKFIARCKLSPRHGNDYWKSTSPMAVPAFAPTAFLF, translated from the exons ATGAAATTTCTACCGGAATTTGCTTTATGTTGGGGTGGTGCAACCATCACCCCAACAGCAATCGACACCACTATTCCTCCTGAGGAAGAAAATCGCTCAAGGAATAGCGGTCAAGCTACAATTCCATCCGCTAATATGCGCGGAGGAAGGAGGAGAAGAGTAGTAAAGTCCAGAAACGGAACGAATTGGAAACCGGCGCTTCTAGTAATCGCAGAAGAAAGAGTAATGTCTGATATTGTTGTTGAAGGTAACGGAGGAAGAAAAGAACGTGCTGTTGTTCCTCCTCCGTCTTCCTGCGCCAAATCTGCTGCTAAAGTTAAAGCTAAATTTATTGCTAGATGTAAATTATCACCTAGACACGGCAACGATTACTG GAAATCCACAAGTCCGATGGCCGTGCCCGCGTTTGCGCCGACGGCATTTTTATTCTGA